The nucleotide window TTTATCCCTATTTTATTATTTTATGTTAATTTAAAATTTATCTACTTTCATACCATAATTATTATAAAAATCAGTTTTTAAAGTTAATTTACTTTTTTTAAAAAAAATGAAAAGATAAGTTAAAATCATCATTTAAAATACTAATATTACAATATTATTTATTTCCAAAATCTTCCCAGAACTGTGTTTGGAAAACACTATTTTTACTTAAATCTTCTAATTTTAAGAATAAATTCCAAGAAACAGATAAATTCATATATTCATCTGGAATTAAGCCTCTCATATGAGCTCTTGCTGCAAAATCAATTGGACTTAAAACAGGAACAGGATTATCATTTTCAGCTTGCCCGAAAGTAAATACTCCAATCGCTTGACATGCAGATGCTTGTGGAGTTAAAACATGAGCACTTTCAACTCTAAAGGAACTATTTAGCTGCAACATTGCAGATAATTCCATAGTATTTAAAGTAAAAACAACAGAATCTGGAATTTCATCATCATTAAGTGCTTCAATTGGTTTAAAAACAATATATTCCCCTTCATCATAGAATGGCCTATTTTGAATATTTTCATATGCAGTTTCATAATCGGAAAAGATTCTCTCACCTTCTAAAAACATGTTTTTTGTATGTTCCGGCATCTTTTCCAATCTATTTAAAAAGTAATCTCTATCCTTTGCAGAGTCTAATCCTAAAGATAAAAAAGTAGCTTGAAATTCTTTATCTTTTTCTTCTTTAAATCCAGTACCCCAACCAAAGCCTGCTGAAACACCACCACAAGTGATATTTTCACGACCAAAAGCAGTTATTTTTCTTTTTGCAATGGTTTGTGCAACAAAGGACATCACACATCCTCCTCGACCTGCTTTAGGAGCTAATGCATCTTTAGGCTTTTCATCAGTTTTAATTAATACAATAGGATCAAACTGTCCATTTAGCTCTTTTACAATATTAAATTCCATTTCTACAACCCCAATTTTAAAAAAAATACTAAAAAATATAATTTATATTTAATTTAATTAATTTATATTTTATAAAAAAGTATATAAAGATTTTACTATTAAAAAGCCAAATAAGGATTATTAATCGAATTAAGTTTTGAGATAAATATAATAGATAAAAAAGCTAATTAAAAATAACAATATAGGGTTTAAAGATAATTATTAGAATAATTATTAGATAGTTAGCTAAAAGTTACAAAAAAGATTTATATCTAACTAATAATAATTAATTATAAGAGAAATTTAAAGTTAATGAGGTGGATTATGAATAAATTTGATAAAAATATTGAAATCGATTTTCTTATAAAGGAATTAATTTCTCTTAGTGGAAGATTAGAGAAAGAAATGAAAATTCCTAACGATTATAATGAAAAAAGAAAATTACTTAGAGCTTTAATGAATACTCAAAGTCCAGTTCAATTAAGTGAGAAATTTTATGAAATTCAAGATAAAATTCTTAGTGAAGAGACTGAAGAGAAAGATTTAGCCTCTGGTGAAGATATAAAAACAATTAGTCAAAATCCTAATGAAATAGATTCAAAAATAGCTTTATGGCAGGGAGATATAACTTGCCTTCAAGTAGATGCAATTGTAAATGCAGCAAACAGTCAAATGTTAGGTTGTTTTATCCCTTTACATAATTGTATTGACAATCAAATTCATTCAGCAGCTGGATTTCAGTTAAGAATGGATTGCCATGATATTATGAAAAAACAAGGCCATGAAGAAGAGATTGGTAATGCTAAAATCACATCAGCTTACAATTTACCTTCAAAATATGTCATACATACTGTAGGGCCTGCAATAGCTTATGGATCAGAACCTAATG belongs to Methanobrevibacter olleyae and includes:
- a CDS encoding DUF169 domain-containing protein; the protein is MEFNIVKELNGQFDPIVLIKTDEKPKDALAPKAGRGGCVMSFVAQTIAKRKITAFGRENITCGGVSAGFGWGTGFKEEKDKEFQATFLSLGLDSAKDRDYFLNRLEKMPEHTKNMFLEGERIFSDYETAYENIQNRPFYDEGEYIVFKPIEALNDDEIPDSVVFTLNTMELSAMLQLNSSFRVESAHVLTPQASACQAIGVFTFGQAENDNPVPVLSPIDFAARAHMRGLIPDEYMNLSVSWNLFLKLEDLSKNSVFQTQFWEDFGNK
- a CDS encoding protein-ADP-ribose hydrolase; the encoded protein is MNKFDKNIEIDFLIKELISLSGRLEKEMKIPNDYNEKRKLLRALMNTQSPVQLSEKFYEIQDKILSEETEEKDLASGEDIKTISQNPNEIDSKIALWQGDITCLQVDAIVNAANSQMLGCFIPLHNCIDNQIHSAAGFQLRMDCHDIMKKQGHEEEIGNAKITSAYNLPSKYVIHTVGPAIAYGSEPNEKEIEKLESSYKSCLEIADRYKLKSIAFCSISTGVFNFPKDQASKLAIKTVRDYLKNNPNTNLEKVIFNTFSDEASEIYRKNLE